GCTCTGGGCGATTTGAAGATACAAGGAATGGGTTAGTCAGAGCCCTAAGACTGTTGAGTGCTGCAATCTGTGGGTACTGATCCCTGTGGAATCGCCATCGATCATAGGCATTCCAGTAGCTCAGCGCCCTTTGAACTGTCAGGCTTATGAATGCCGGATTGTCCTTGGTGAATTGGACATAGGCCTGTTGGAGTTCGGGTCGCTCAGCTAGCGTCGTCCCAAAGAACTGCTTTAGATCGTTGCCGATTTCGATGACGTATTCACCGCAGAGCTGGACCACGAACGGAATCGTCCACGAGGCATTCGCTTCGAGGAGATCCCGGAGAGCCGCTTGGCGGATTCGTCCGTCACCGTGTCTGGACATCCAAGCTGCGAGGATGAGTAATTGCTCTGGTCCCAGATTTTGAGTGCGACTAACCTCCGGCCACTGGTAGTAGGTCCTGTACGGGATTTGAACCAACTCACCCGAGATGTGAATTTTGATGGGGGACGGAGACCGGCCGTTTGTGTCTTGGATGAGTAGCGACATAGTTGGATGGTTTGGACACGCCAGAGCACGGAGTGCGGCGTTGGCATCCGCGCGAAACTCCAAGGGCACGGCGCCGAGGAGAAGAGGATCCATTATGGACGACTCGTTCATTGGCTCATTAAAGCAGCGCCAAAACCCTCATCACCGAAAGGGATGCCTTCGCCGTCACTGGTATCCCATTTCCTTGGAATTGGAACAGGGAGGGGACGCGGGCCGGAACATTCAGCCATTCGTGTCTTCGGAGATGGCTTCCAGGGCAAGGAGCATCGCGTGGGCTTCCTCAACCGAGAAGCGGGTGACAAGAGGCCACTCCCACCCGGCGCCGTAGTAATCATCGGTCACAGCAATACGAGCGATACGGATTGCTACTGGCAAGTCACTGATGTCCAAACCTTCCCCGCTGTCCAGTGCATCGATAAGGCTGTGGCGCTTCGAGTGGAAGGCCGTGTTATCCGCAAAGTCCAGCTTTCGAGCGAAGTGGTCCGACGACGACGCTGGGCCCCTCCAAACACGGAGCGCCGTCAGCAGGAAATCGCATAGGTCATCAGTAGGGTTTGTCAGCACTCTGGTCACCCATGAAGCTAACCATGCTCCGTTGAGGGATGTTCCACTTCCTTGTGAGTGGGACGGTGGCAGTTTCGGTATCTCCCATGCTGCCCGGGGCTCCGCGTAGAGTCTGAGAATGAATCCTCTGGTGCAGCCTGTACTCGTTGCGTCCCCTTACAGGCTCCGCCCGTTTACGGCAGCCGATGTTCCAGTGGTCCAGGAAGCCTCGAGCGATCCACTAATTCCTGCCATCACGACGGTTCCCGCCAGCGGTTCACGCCAGGCAGCTCTGGCCTTCATCGAAAGACAGCACCGGCGCTTAGTTGATGGCACCGGGTACTCCTTCGCGATTGCTGATTCCTCCTCTGATCAGGCGGTTGGCCAAATCGGACTGTGGCTGAAGAACCTCAGCCAAGGCCGGGCGAGCATTGGCTACTGGGTGGCACCAGCCCATCGAGGGAAGGGAGCTGCTTCTTCTGCTTTAGGTGCCCTCGCCGCCTGGGGTCTTGCGCACCCCGGGATTCATCGACTGGAACTCTACGTCGAGCCTTGGAATGAGGGCTCCTGGCGCGCAGCCGAGCGCAGCGGGTTCGTACGTGAAGGGACGATGAGGAGCTGGCTAGAGATTGGCGGCAAGCGCAAGGACATGTACATGTACTCGCGCCTTCCTGCTCGCTAGGAATCACGCTTCGCGGACCTCCCTGCTCTGCCGCGGTTTCGGTGTTCCACTTCCTTGGAAGTGGGACATCATTGACAGGCACACTCCTCAATCGCGCATCTGATTGTCAGCCAAGGTTCCTCTGGTACCGTTCGATGCCGCGCGGGTGCCCGTAGGGGGATCCCTTACCGGGCATCAGATCAAGAAGGTCTACCCCGCCGTCTGGCAGGAGTTGGGCGGAGTCCCCGATCGCTCCCGTAGAGTGGTGGTCCTCCCGGACCTGGCCTGGCTCGAACAGGCGACCACCCTCACCAAACTACGGGCAGGACACGCACTTACCGGGTATACGCATCTTGGGCAGGTTCGTACTGAGCATATGTTGCCTAATTGAAGAATTGAATTGGGCACCAATTGAGCCGTATGGGTTACACCTAGGCGAAGATTCTTCATATGCACGATTCGATCCTTCCCGCGCAGATCCAGCTGACCACCAGGTTCGGGGCTGTTCCAGCACCGCCCTCGCAAGGAGTGAACGTAGGAGTTTCCGAAAACCTGCGGTCACCGCATCTTCTACCCCTCAACGGTCTAAGGCATCCCGCCGCAACCGGGGCCAGTGGCTGGTTCATTTGGCGCGGCGAAGAGCTCGGAACCGCGCACGACTTCTTCGTTCCCTTGCACGTCGAGCATCTGACGACCTGGTGTCCGGAAGTCCTTCCCTATCTCGCGTTGCCTCCGGGGTGGCGATTCCTCTTAGCACCCGGCTACGAAGATGTCTGGTTCGACGAGTCGTTGTTGAATGCCTAAGGGAAGCTGATGATCCGGCTCAAGCTCCCTTCCAGTTCGCCGTCCGGTGAAGGATCCTTCACCGGGCACGGTTGCCCGTTGGTGGGCGGGAATCTGCAACAGGGTGACCATGGCCTGGAGGCACGTAATGGGCCGCCGGTTCTCTGGGGGCACGGAGCCGAGTAAGTGAGACTGGGCTCCGGATTTCTGGTCCTGGCTGGCCCGTCTTGCTGGTCCTGGCTCCCCCGTCTTAAGAGAACGTGCATTCCGTTTGACATCGACGAAACTAGAGGAAGACTATGGGCAAACAAAATCGTCGTCTTCTATGGAGTTCTCATGGCGGGAATCATGCTGGTCAAGCAGCGCGTCGCCGACGTCGCCCAATGGGATGCGGTGTTTCACGACCCGGAGTTGGACGCGGTGCGTCGCCGCCACGGGCTGGTGGTCACCGGAACCTACCTCGACGCGGAGACTCCGAACACCGTCATTGTTGCGATGGACATGGCCGATCTCGACCTGGCCCGGCAGTTCGCTTCCTCCGCCACGTTGGCCGACGCCCGCGAGAGGGCCGGAGCGATCGGCCCACCGGAGGGCGTCTGGTATGGCCCGAGAGAGGTTCGTTGACCGTGCACGGCGAGGCCGACCGGGCGCTGCCACGCTCATGGATCGGCGCAACCCCGCTCGGGATGGCGCGGCTTCGGGCCAAAAGATCGAAGTCGATTTCACATACGCCCGTTGAGGGATCCTCTACCGGGCACTGAAGTGCCCCTTGATTCCGGCCTACTTGGCAGTGCCCCTCCAGGACCATATCCGCGTAGCATGACGGCATGCCTGACCGGGACGAGACCGAAGCCGCTTCAATTACTCCCTCCTGGCACGGCCCGGAGTTATGCGGAGTACAAGCCTGCCACTGATAAACCCTCTCCTGCGCCAATCAACGTTGGCGGTTACGACGAGCTCCTCACCTGCTGCCAAGGGAAACGAGTGGTCCTTCCCCGCTCACGCGAGGGCCTTGTTGTAATTGATGCGCTGACTGTGGACCCGGAGGCGATGAAAGATCTAACCTGACTCGCTGCGGCCGTTGGCATGTTCTACGGAGACGTTCTCACTCACGCCATCCCGGGAGCTCATTGGGAAGTTATCGAAGTGGGCTTCCCAATGGTCCGGATAAGCAGAAACACAAGCATTTCGGTTATTCATGTGGCTCAACGATGGCTTGATGTAGGCTTCCCGACCCTGGTGATGAACTTCGACCACGCAACCGACCTCATTGACGAAGAGAGACTCCGAGGCAACTAGGCACTGCTGATGTGCGGGAATGAGTGTCCAGTGAAGGATCCTCAAACGGCGCTTGTCGTGCGCTGTTCAGCCGCGCAGCGAAAGGTGGCGCGCTTAGGAAGACCATTTGCGGAAGCCCGTCACTTATCCCTGTGAATCTCGGTTTCGTCGGTTGCTCCGGAAGGGAAGGGCGTTTAGCGCAGCATTGCGTATCGTGATGCCCGACCGGGTCTTGGGTACAAGGAGGCGGGATGCGATGCCGGCGCCTCGTTGTTGCTGTCGAACGTGTTTGTGGTGTTTGTGTTCATAGTCGGCGAAAGCGGCGGTGTGGTCATCAGGGTGCGCGGCAATGGAGTCGGCGAGGGTCTTGGCTCCAACGATCGCGTTGCTGGATCCTTCACCGAACAGCGAGATACAACTTGCCGCGTCACCGAGCAGCACGACTCGGCCGGCAGCCCACTGCGGTACGTCCACGTGTGTGACGGCGTCGAAGTACCTATCGTCGGACGCGCCCCATTCCTTAAGGGCGAGCGTTGTGAGCCATCCGCCGCCGGCGTAGGCGGACTCGACGATGCGTCTGCCGTGTTCGGCGTCCCGGTAGTCGAAATCGTGCTGTCCCCGGAAGATGAATGCGAACCCGGGCTTCCCACCTGCCGGATGGATGGTCAGGGAGGTTCCTGGTTCGTTGTACAACAGCACAGTGCGCGGATCTTCGATCGGCGCAGGCGCGCGCACCGTACCGACGAACATGCCGAAGGGGCGGGAAAAACGTTCTTCGGGGCCGAATGCCAAGCGGCGAACGGTGGAGTGGAGTCCGTCCGACCCGATGATCAAGTCATAGCGACGGGAAGGGGTCCGCTGAAACTGGACGTCGATACCCCTGTCGTCCTGGTGCAAAGCGGTGATCGAGTCGTCCCGGATGATGAGGCTTGTCTCGTGTGCCTTCTCAAGCAACACGTCGACGAGTTCATTTCGTGCGACCTCGACCTCCTGTGGGCTGCCACCGCGTAGCCGCGTGGGGATCTTTGCCTGTGCACGCCCGTCGGCGTCGACGAAGACCAAGCGTTCGACTCCGGTCGCGACCTCTTCCAGGTGGGACCAGATGCCCATTTGCCGTGCAATAGCGACGGCTCCTCCACGTACGTCAATAGGGTTGCCACTAGATCGGATGTCGGCCGCTCGTTCCACAACCGTGACCGACCAACCTGCCTTCGCCAGCCAATACGCGGCCGTGGAACCGGCAATGCCAGCGCCGGAGATCAGTATGTTGCGGTCCACCATGCATTTCATTCAAGCACTCAGCCCTGGCGTATCCCGCGTATTGACCCCAATTTGCTCGGGCAAGTCAGCGGCAATCATGCGGGCAAGGATCAAAGTGGTCCCAGTTCCACGAGACACAGATGAGTACGAGCCGATGCTGTTGGCTGCTCCCTGGCACCACATGCAGAGGAGGACCCTGGGCAGCCGACAGGGGCCGCATTCACACGGGCCCTGCTGTTGTAAACATCCTCCTGCCTACAACTTTGAGCTTCCCACGCCGATGCCAAACTACAGAGTGCTATCCCAGTCCCCTCACTTTTCCGCCATTTGGAGCTCAATTTGGAGAGCCGCTGGGCATTAGGCGTCTCAGTACACCCGTCTGCTGGAGTAGGGAGAAACGGTCCGGAACGCCCCAATGCTCGGAGATACGTCCGTCGACGACGACGGCAATGTCGATGACCGTCACCTCGACCGGCTTCCCGCTGGGTGGTCCGAAGAACGGTCCCGTGTTTGTTCCTCGTCCGTGGAAACGCACCCAGGCCGTAGTGCCTCGGGTGGCCCAGTCCTTGCTACCGACGAGAGCCCCCAGACGCGGGAGCTGCTGCGCGCCAAACTCGCAGGCCGGGACCAGATCATGGACGCGATGATCGCCGCGCTCGGGGGCGAACTCACCGTACCCCTGGACGAGGCACAGGCAATATTCCGCGGCCTGGCCGCCCCCGGCCTCTACCGGGAACTCGTAGAGCAACTCGGCTGGACCCCGCATCGCCTCGCCGATTGGATGAGTGAGACGCTCCAGCACCACCTGCTTCGAGCAAAAGACTGATGTAAGGACGTTGTCCAGGAGTCAGGTCCGCCCCGGTCAATCATCGTCTGCACTACCGAGCGCGTGGGTGCCTGGACCTGCCGCAGCCACTCCGATGAATGGCTGCGCGGACCCAGAAACGCAGCCAGGTCGATGCTGTCAGGCCCGACCCGTACTGGTGCAGCTACCGCCTGCTCGCGGGGGATCGGGATGCCGTTGCGGTACGTCTGGCGCCGCGGGCTTGTCCTAGGGCAGGATCGTTGCCATGACACAGATGCTCCCCGCCCCGCGTCTGCTTGCGGACGGCTTCGCGATGATTGAGTCCGGACGTTGGCACGAAGGCCGCCTGTGGTTCGCTCACTGGGGTGCCGGTGAGGTGTTGGCCGTCGACCTCCTGGGCCAAACTGAAGTCATGGCATCCGGACCGACGAGGATGGGCTGGGCCATCGACTGGTTGCCCGACGGCGATTTGCTGGTCTCCGGCGAGGATCTGACCCTGGTGCGGCCAGACGGCTCCACGGACAGGTACAGCGAGCAGGGAGGCAACGAGGTCATCGTCGGCCCGGCCGGCCACGTCTACGTAAACGGGGCCGACTTCGACTTCGCCGGGGGCGCGGAACCCACACCGGGGTGGATCCGCTTGGTCGCTCCAGACGGCACCACTCGCGAGGTAGCCGGCGACATCGAGTTCCCCAACGGCATGGTCGTGACTCCTGACGGATCGACGCTCGTGGTCGCCGAGTCCTTCGCCGGTCGACTATCGGCCTTCGACATCGGGCGCGACGGCTCCCTGTCCGGGCGCCGCAATTGGGCAGAGGGTCTTGGACCCGACGGCATCTGCATTGACGCCGCCGGCGGTATCTGGTCCCAGACGGCTGACACTTTCGCGCACACACGCGTCGAGGGCGCGCCCGCTGGAGCAGTCGTCCGGGTGCTCGACGGCGGCGAGATCACCCATCGGATCGAGACTGACGTACCGTGCTTCTCATGCGCGCTCGGCGGGCCGCAGGGTCGGCACTTGTTCCTGCTCTGCAACGAGTTCGAGGGAGTCGACCAGCTCAGGGCGGTGCAGGAGCGGCGCAGCGCCCGGATCTACGTGACCGAGCTGCCAAGCTGACCGGCGCCTGAATCACTGCGAGGATGCTAAGGATACGGATGGTTACTTCATCAACCGGGGCGAACCAGTGCCCGACGTACCTTCCTGGACGCTTTTCGCCCAGATGCTGCTCGCTGCCAGAGTGTATGCATAAATAACTGCAATTTCGGCGCGGCCCATCTCACCTTCAAATAGCGCTGTAAAAACACCGCCACTTGTCGCCGAAAGTCACAGTCGCAGGCACTGTGGTGCTTACGGCCGGCTCCCCTTGTGAGACTCACCCTCGTTCAACTTAGGCGGGGACTACGAAAGCGCCAACGAGGTGGACTTGAGCTAGGAAGATCGCATGAGGCGCGAGACGAGCTCGCGCCAGGAGTCAGTGAGCCGCTTCGGCGAGATGCCGTGGACGCGCACGTCGTTGACGATTCGTTCCGGGTCCAGCGCGGAAAGCAGAGACATCGCCATGACCCACGGATCGGCGATACCAGCCTCACGAAGCAGGACCTCGATATGTCGGTGCGCAAGGACAGTGGCCGGCACGTCAAAGCGATTGCGGGCATTGGTTGCGGCCGCTTTCAGGAGCTCGCCATTTTCCAGGACGAAGTAGATGCGGCCCTCACCGTAGGCCATGAGGCGTTCGCTGGGTGCGGCGCCCGGGCCCAAGGGCGGCGGACCAAACATGAAGCCGCGCTGGAATTCAGATTCAGAGTCACTGAGAAGGGTCATCATCAGGCCGGCCCTGCTACCGAAGCGACGGAACACGGTCCCCTTGCCAACGTTGGCCTTGCAGGCGAGCGCGTCCATGGTGAGTGCTTCCACCCCGAACTCGTCAACCAGCTCGCGGGCAGCGCAAAGGAGCCGTTCGCGATTCCGGGCGGCGTCACTGCGCTCATGAGGCGGACCAAAAGGCACGTCCGGCTGGATTGGGATCGAGCTCACAAAAAACATTCTAGACCCGGGAATAGAAACCGGACCGCGGTCCGTTTAGTATCAGTGAAGGTCCAAACACTTACAAAGGAGACACCATGTCAAAGAGCACCGTTCTTACCCTCGTCGGCAGCCTCCGCGCTGATTCCCACAACAAGAAGCTCGCCGAAGCCATCCAGCTGAACGCGCCCGAGAACGTAGACGTCCAGATCCACGATTCCCTGGGCAGCATCCCGTTCTACAACGAGGACATCGACGTCGAAGGCCAGGTTCCCGCTGAAGCTGCGGCCCTGCGTGCTGCCGCAGCCAACGCCGACACCCTTCTCCTCGTCACCCCCGAGCACAACGGCACCATGCCCGCATCACTGAAGAACGCCATCGACTGGCTGTCCCGCCCGTACGGCGCTGGCGCCCTCACCGGCAAGCCGACCGCCGTCGTCGGAACCGCTTTCGGCCAGTTCGGTGGAGTCTGGGCACAGGACGAGGCCCGCAAGGCTGTTGGCATCGCCGGCGCCAAGGTCCTTGACGACGTCAAGCTGGCCGTCCCGGGTTCCATGATCCGCTTCGCTGAGCTGCACCCGAAGGACGACGCTGAGGTTGTTGAGCAGATCAAGGCCATCTTCGAGCCCCTGACTGCCGTTCAGGAAGAAGAAGCAGCAGCCTAGTCTTTTCGCTTTCAATGCCCCCGCTCCATGCCTGCGAATCGCAGTGCTGAGTGGGGGCATTTGCGTTGGCGGTGTCCACGTTTCGGCGGCTGGTGCAGGCAGCGTGATCAACTCTTGTCCGAACCGTCACCGTAGCGGCATTTTGCTGCATGTCACACGGGCCTAACGTTGAACTACAGGTGGACGGACAGGAGCGTGGGGCTGTCATGCGTGCCGGGCGGAGACCAACAAGTACGACGGCGATCCCGGCTGCCTGCCTCGTGCTGGGTCTGCTGCTGGCTGGCTGTACTTCGGCCCCAGGGACCCTGCCCTCCGCCGGGGATACGTCATCTGCTCCAGTGGTGGGCCCATCCGGTTCGGTGCGTGATCCTGCGGCGGATGGGGCTTCGGACACTCCGTCTTCGACATCCACGGCAACGGGAAGCGGCGCTGCGACTCGTCCGGATGCACTCGCCACTCCCTCAAGCATTTCCGGCTCCGATGGTGCTGGCTCTGGCGACGGTGACGGTGGCACGGCATTGGCCGCAACGCCTGGGCCGAGTGCCGGCGTCGAGCTTTTACCCGTCGATACGCCAAGCCCTTCATCGACGGCTGTTGTTCCCGTTGCCCGGGGTGCGA
This genomic stretch from Micrococcaceae bacterium Sec5.1 harbors:
- a CDS encoding GNAT family protein, whose protein sequence is MNPLVQPVLVASPYRLRPFTAADVPVVQEASSDPLIPAITTVPASGSRQAALAFIERQHRRLVDGTGYSFAIADSSSDQAVGQIGLWLKNLSQGRASIGYWVAPAHRGKGAASSALGALAAWGLAHPGIHRLELYVEPWNEGSWRAAERSGFVREGTMRSWLEIGGKRKDMYMYSRLPAR
- a CDS encoding SMP-30/gluconolactonase/LRE family protein, with the translated sequence MTQMLPAPRLLADGFAMIESGRWHEGRLWFAHWGAGEVLAVDLLGQTEVMASGPTRMGWAIDWLPDGDLLVSGEDLTLVRPDGSTDRYSEQGGNEVIVGPAGHVYVNGADFDFAGGAEPTPGWIRLVAPDGTTREVAGDIEFPNGMVVTPDGSTLVVAESFAGRLSAFDIGRDGSLSGRRNWAEGLGPDGICIDAAGGIWSQTADTFAHTRVEGAPAGAVVRVLDGGEITHRIETDVPCFSCALGGPQGRHLFLLCNEFEGVDQLRAVQERRSARIYVTELPS
- a CDS encoding TetR/AcrR family transcriptional regulator → MSSIPIQPDVPFGPPHERSDAARNRERLLCAARELVDEFGVEALTMDALACKANVGKGTVFRRFGSRAGLMMTLLSDSESEFQRGFMFGPPPLGPGAAPSERLMAYGEGRIYFVLENGELLKAAATNARNRFDVPATVLAHRHIEVLLREAGIADPWVMAMSLLSALDPERIVNDVRVHGISPKRLTDSWRELVSRLMRSS
- a CDS encoding NADPH-dependent FMN reductase, with the translated sequence MSKSTVLTLVGSLRADSHNKKLAEAIQLNAPENVDVQIHDSLGSIPFYNEDIDVEGQVPAEAAALRAAAANADTLLLVTPEHNGTMPASLKNAIDWLSRPYGAGALTGKPTAVVGTAFGQFGGVWAQDEARKAVGIAGAKVLDDVKLAVPGSMIRFAELHPKDDAEVVEQIKAIFEPLTAVQEEEAAA
- a CDS encoding FAD-dependent oxidoreductase; protein product: MVDRNILISGAGIAGSTAAYWLAKAGWSVTVVERAADIRSSGNPIDVRGGAVAIARQMGIWSHLEEVATGVERLVFVDADGRAQAKIPTRLRGGSPQEVEVARNELVDVLLEKAHETSLIIRDDSITALHQDDRGIDVQFQRTPSRRYDLIIGSDGLHSTVRRLAFGPEERFSRPFGMFVGTVRAPAPIEDPRTVLLYNEPGTSLTIHPAGGKPGFAFIFRGQHDFDYRDAEHGRRIVESAYAGGGWLTTLALKEWGASDDRYFDAVTHVDVPQWAAGRVVLLGDAASCISLFGEGSSNAIVGAKTLADSIAAHPDDHTAAFADYEHKHHKHVRQQQRGAGIASRLLVPKTRSGITIRNAALNALPFRSNRRNRDSQG
- a CDS encoding ester cyclase, with the translated sequence MRGPAELLYEFPVEAGGGQAAEYCLCLVQGYGEFAPERGDHRVHDLVPACEFGAQQLPRLGALVGSKDWATRGTTAWVRFHGRGTNTGPFFGPPSGKPVEVTVIDIAVVVDGRISEHWGVPDRFSLLQQTGVLRRLMPSGSPN